ATTCCAAAAATTATGCGAATGATTAAATTCGCCCAAGTGGCAAAGTTCGTGAACAATAATATAGTCGGCAAAACTTGGCGACAAAAGCGCAATTTTGTAGTTAAAATTTAAATTACCCTTTTTAGAACAACTGCCCCAGCGAGTTTTCTGGTTTCTTATATTAATTTTATTAAATTTAAAATTATACAACTTATTAAAATATTCTACCCTGCTTTGAGCCAACGCCAATGCTTGGGTTTTGTGTTTAATAAATTCTTTTCTGGTATTTTTTACAGGCACCCTTGGAACAAAAGGCTTAAAACCTTCTAACTTTTTTAAAATCCAGTTTTTGTTTTTATTAACAAACTGGTTTATAAAATTCTGGTTAGCCGAATGAGGCGCGGTTAACACCACCGCGCCGTCGCAATAAATAGCCAGCCTTAATCTTCTGGCTTTCTTACTTATTTTTAGAGTGTATTTAATTTTTTCCATTTTAGAACATACCAACATTCTCAAGTATGTTGGGTTGTCGTTTGTGCCAATTTATGATATTTAAAAATCTTCTCCCCACATTTGCATTCAACGGTCACAGATGTAATTCGCGGCATAAAATTATCACATTCTGGCAAGGATGGTCCTTGCTAGTTGGTAGGGGTCATTGGATAAGAGTCTTATATGAAAAAACCCACTCTATCTCCATCATTAAGAAGTTCGTGCTCTGATGGTCGTTGACCATTTAGCGTCATTATTAGTTTGCCCGGCGGGTACCGTCTTTGGATTTCAGGATAAGAAGCAAAAATACTATGCAAGAGAAAAATAAATGGTGCGTCATGACTCATAATAATTTTCATTTCTGTCTGACCAGTAATTGCTTCCATAACTGGATCAAATTTAACAAATACATTAATTGATTTTAATACTTCTTTACTCATCTTATTTACAACATCCCAACATACTTGAGAATGTCAGGCTGTTATTAGCCGATTCTTATTAGTTTAATCCGTTCTTGATTTAATTTTACCGCAACTTTCCCACTCCTGTAAAATATTTTTATAACCTTATAGAAACATGAAATTATCTGCACTTGAATTATATCGGTTGTGGATAACTTTCGGTTAATTTTCGGTATTGAAAATAGTATAATTAAGTTATGAATAATCTAACTCCTAGGCAAAAACAAATCCTTGATTTTGTAACTAAATATAGCAATAAGAAAGGCTATGCTCCTTCCCATAAAGAAATCGGGAAATATTTTAAACTTACTTCCTCTGCCACCATTAATGAGCACCTAGATGCCATTGCAAGTAAGGGTTATATAAATAAAGAAAAACATCAAAAAAGAAATATAGAAATTAAATCTTTAGAAACATTGGTTTCCGTACCCCTTGTTGGAACCATCACGGCTGGTGAACCAATAGAAACATATGAAATCCCAGAAAAAATATCAGTACCAAAAAACCTTTTATCTCAACAGGGTGAACACTTTGCTTTAACAGTTAATGGTAATAGTATGATTGGCGAAGGAATTTTTAGTGGAGATACAGTGATTGTTCGTAAGCAAGATACTGCAAAAGACGGAGATAGTATAGTTGCACTTATAAATGGAAGTGAAACAACATTAAAAAAGATATATAAAGAAAAAAATGGCTTTAGGCTTCAACCAGCTAATCCAGAACTCAAACCAATATTTGTAAAACAACTTGAAATACAAGGCAGGGTTATAAGTGTCATTCGTAATCTAGAAACCTTAGTAAATAAAATTAACTGTGGCGATGTTTTGGAAACAATTAAAAAAATACCAGAAAGTTCAGTACACCTAGCAATAACTTCCCCGCCATATAACGTTGGAAAAAGCTATGATAATCATAACGATAAAATGGAGTATTCTGACTATCTTGATTGGTTGTATAAAGTTTGGCAGGAAACAAAAAGAGTTTTAGTTCCTGGTGGAAGATTTGCTATAAATATTGCTCCAACTGGTATAAAAGATTTTGTACCAATACATCACGATTTTATAGCTCAACTCAGGAAACTCGGAATGAAATTTCGAACAGAAATTATATGGTACAAACAAACAATGCTAAAACGAACTGCGTGGGGAAGTTTTAAAAGCCCAGCCAACCCACATATTGTTCCGTCTTGGGAATATGTTTTGATTTTCTCTAAAGATCAAGATCGTTTAGATGGAGATAGTAAAATGGCTGATATTACCAAAGATGAGTTTATGAAATTTTCCGATGGATTTTGGCAGATTTGGCCAGAAAGACAAAGAAAAGGACATCCAGCTCCATTTCCCGAAGATTTAATATATAGATTAGTAAAATTCTATTCCTATAAAGATAGTACTATTTTGGATATGTTTGGAGGAACAGGCACAGTAGCAACTGTAGCCGCCAAAACTGGTAGAAATTTTATACACATAGATGTTTCTCCTCAATACTGTAAAATCGCTAAAGACAGACTAGAAAAAGAAATTAACCAAGGAAAGTTAGTTTAATTTGTTTGAATACCAATTAACAAGGTCTTTGGCTAAACTACTTAATGCTTTTAACTTGCCTCCTAATTTAGTTTTGTTGTTTTCAATATATATTCCGTCTGTATAATGGGAACCTAGTTGTCTATCTTTTGTTGGACTTTCTTCACTACCCCATTCTGACTGCCAAGACCGCCCACTTTGCTGTCTTCCTTTGTCAGGAGTAGAGAAAACAAATTTTAAACTTGGAATCATATCTTTTAAAACAACAGCATAAAATAATGATTCTGAAAGTCTTCCGTGTAAACTAGTTTTACAACTTATAATTGCAACGGGATTGTTGTTTCCATCAACTACAACAAGATCTATATCGCCCCAAATTCTTTGATTAGAATTAATTTTGCCAACGGGAATACTAAGTTTTTTCCATAAACTACTATCATTTCTAGCATCATCACCTCTTATGACTTTTAATTTAGATTTAAGAGAAATCAAATCTTGATTTACTTTATCTCTGACAAAATGCTCCCAAGCTCTACCGCTTTTTTGGACATATCTTTGTCTTTGACTATTTGTTTCGTAGTTATTAGGCATATTATTTTAAATATTTTTAATCCCCACCCCGATTTCAAATCCTTCATAATTCCAAACTTTGTGGACCAAGAAATTTTCGTGTTCGGTTATGCCAAAGTTAATTTGTGTAGAACGAGTTTCGGCTTTTATAACTTGTTCCCAACGAGTTAATAATTCTTTAAAGTTGGCGTTTTGGTTAAGTTCGTAATGTAAAATTATTTTATCTTCTGGTGTTAATTTGGCTTCTTTTCGCATTTCGTTTATATTGCGAATCAT
Above is a genomic segment from bacterium containing:
- a CDS encoding SprT family zinc-dependent metalloprotease — translated: MEKIKYTLKISKKARRLRLAIYCDGAVVLTAPHSANQNFINQFVNKNKNWILKKLEGFKPFVPRVPVKNTRKEFIKHKTQALALAQSRVEYFNKLYNFKFNKINIRNQKTRWGSCSKKGNLNFNYKIALLSPSFADYIIVHELCHLGEFNHSHNFWNLVAKTIPDYLSIRKELKHGGIAFY
- the lexA gene encoding transcriptional repressor LexA, with protein sequence MNNLTPRQKQILDFVTKYSNKKGYAPSHKEIGKYFKLTSSATINEHLDAIASKGYINKEKHQKRNIEIKSLETLVSVPLVGTITAGEPIETYEIPEKISVPKNLLSQQGEHFALTVNGNSMIGEGIFSGDTVIVRKQDTAKDGDSIVALINGSETTLKKIYKEKNGFRLQPANPELKPIFVKQLEIQGRVISVIRNLETLVNKINCGDVLETIKKIPESSVHLAITSPPYNVGKSYDNHNDKMEYSDYLDWLYKVWQETKRVLVPGGRFAINIAPTGIKDFVPIHHDFIAQLRKLGMKFRTEIIWYKQTMLKRTAWGSFKSPANPHIVPSWEYVLIFSKDQDRLDGDSKMADITKDEFMKFSDGFWQIWPERQRKGHPAPFPEDLIYRLVKFYSYKDSTILDMFGGTGTVATVAAKTGRNFIHIDVSPQYCKIAKDRLEKEINQGKLV
- a CDS encoding BsaWI family type II restriction enzyme — protein: MPNNYETNSQRQRYVQKSGRAWEHFVRDKVNQDLISLKSKLKVIRGDDARNDSSLWKKLSIPVGKINSNQRIWGDIDLVVVDGNNNPVAIISCKTSLHGRLSESLFYAVVLKDMIPSLKFVFSTPDKGRQQSGRSWQSEWGSEESPTKDRQLGSHYTDGIYIENNKTKLGGKLKALSSLAKDLVNWYSNKLN